The following coding sequences lie in one Steroidobacter denitrificans genomic window:
- a CDS encoding LysR family transcriptional regulator: MELRHLRYFIAVADEQHMTRAAERLGIQQPPLSIQIRALEQELGVQLLRRKPRGVELTEAGGVFLARARAILDEVDRTIASVRRTARGEQGRVVVGFTSSAPFHPFVPRVIRAFREMSPRVSLELAESGSSALVQALHEEEIDAAFIRSPVVDIVNLIVEPLLEERMLLALPAGHALANITPQDEDAGSLGRTAPLPLSALANETFILYKRPGGPGLYDTIIAACRHAGFSPRVGQEAPRIISTLNLVAAGLGVSVVPESLQRLQMDGVVYRRFEETVHLNAPLLLACRRTESAAAAQRFIELVRSTARHIDPAGESAVDQSHFREPAPSPCGTNQSE, from the coding sequence ATGGAATTACGTCACCTGCGCTATTTCATTGCGGTCGCCGACGAACAGCATATGACCCGTGCCGCCGAACGCCTGGGGATCCAGCAACCTCCCCTGAGCATCCAGATACGTGCACTGGAGCAGGAATTGGGCGTGCAGCTACTGCGCCGCAAGCCGCGCGGGGTGGAATTGACCGAGGCAGGCGGCGTTTTCCTGGCGCGCGCGCGCGCGATCCTGGATGAGGTCGACCGCACCATCGCCTCGGTACGCCGCACGGCCCGCGGTGAACAAGGCCGGGTCGTCGTGGGCTTCACCAGCTCCGCCCCCTTTCATCCGTTCGTGCCCCGAGTCATTCGCGCCTTCCGGGAAATGTCACCCCGGGTCTCGCTGGAACTGGCGGAAAGCGGCAGCAGCGCCCTGGTACAGGCGCTGCATGAGGAGGAGATAGATGCGGCGTTCATTCGCTCGCCGGTGGTCGACATCGTCAATCTCATCGTGGAGCCGCTGCTGGAGGAAAGAATGCTGCTGGCGCTGCCGGCGGGGCATGCGCTGGCGAATATCACACCTCAGGATGAGGACGCCGGGTCTCTTGGCCGCACCGCTCCCCTGCCCTTGTCCGCGCTCGCAAACGAAACCTTCATTCTGTACAAACGTCCCGGCGGTCCGGGGTTGTACGACACCATCATTGCCGCTTGCCGTCATGCGGGATTCAGTCCCCGCGTAGGTCAGGAAGCGCCGCGCATCATCTCGACCTTGAATCTGGTTGCAGCCGGCCTGGGCGTCTCGGTGGTACCCGAGTCCCTGCAGCGGCTACAGATGGACGGCGTGGTGTATCGGCGTTTCGAAGAAACCGTGCATCTCAATGCACCGTTGCTGCTTGCTTGCCGGCGCACCGAGAGCGCCGCGGCGGCGCAACGCTTCATCGAGCTGGTGCGCAGCACCGCCCGGCATATCGATCCAGCCGGTGAATCCGCGGTAGATCAGTCGCATTTCCGAGAGCCGGCTCCCTCGCCTTGCGGTACGAACCAGTCCGAATGA
- a CDS encoding DMT family transporter codes for MSASSIQAIDRASISTGDFALLIAMNLIWGFNLVAAKTGVIQFPPIFFTALRFGLLALFLLPFLKLHYGQMKQLLAAAMLTGPVAFALLFIGLSMVEDASTVAIVTQLSVPIATLLGVWLLGETIRWRRRLGITLAFGGVAIISFDPHVFAAWDGVALVVLSCFFGSLGLVYIKRLRGVRPLELQAWIAVVGGPMLMLMSLMLESGQWAAIQNADIRGWSALAFTTLVSSLVAHTIWYHLVSRYPVTSVAPATLLSPVCSVFFGVTLLHDQLTVRMLLGGTATLIGVLIVVLREQHLIDTGT; via the coding sequence ATGTCTGCTAGTTCTATCCAGGCGATCGACCGGGCGTCGATCTCGACCGGTGATTTTGCGCTGCTCATCGCCATGAACCTGATTTGGGGGTTCAACCTGGTTGCCGCCAAAACCGGCGTCATCCAGTTTCCACCCATCTTTTTCACCGCCCTGCGCTTCGGTTTGCTCGCCCTGTTCCTTCTGCCGTTCCTGAAATTGCATTACGGACAGATGAAACAGTTGCTGGCCGCGGCGATGCTGACCGGTCCGGTGGCCTTCGCGTTGTTGTTCATCGGTTTGTCCATGGTCGAGGATGCTTCTACGGTGGCGATCGTCACGCAACTGAGTGTGCCGATCGCGACCCTGCTGGGAGTGTGGCTGCTGGGTGAGACGATTCGCTGGCGTCGCCGCCTGGGTATCACTCTGGCGTTCGGCGGCGTCGCGATCATCAGCTTCGATCCGCACGTGTTTGCCGCCTGGGATGGCGTGGCGTTGGTGGTGCTGAGCTGTTTTTTCGGTTCCCTCGGCCTGGTCTACATCAAGCGACTGCGTGGTGTTCGCCCGCTGGAACTGCAGGCCTGGATTGCCGTGGTCGGCGGGCCGATGCTGATGCTGATGAGTCTGATGTTGGAATCCGGACAATGGGCTGCGATACAAAACGCGGATATCCGGGGATGGTCCGCGTTGGCCTTCACCACCCTCGTATCCAGCCTGGTTGCCCACACCATCTGGTACCACCTGGTGTCGCGCTATCCGGTGACCAGCGTGGCGCCCGCCACCTTGCTGTCACCGGTATGCAGCGTGTTCTTCGGCGTGACATTGCTGCACGATCAACTCACCGTGCGCATGCTGCTGGGCGGTACGGCAACGCTCATCGGCGTGTTGATCGTGGTCCTGCGCGAACAGCACCTGATCGATACCGGAACCTAG
- a CDS encoding branched-chain amino acid transaminase: MPIQAAKHIWYNGKLVPWEKATVHVLAHALHYGSTVFEGVRCYATAQGPVIFRLRDHTRRLFDSARIYRIDIPYTPDEINAACKEIIVVNGLDKGAYMRPFAFRSYGEIGVAPKTPPPIDTVVAAFEWGAYLGADGLENGIDVCVSSWQRLAANTIPALGKAAGNYLSSQLISMEAKRLGFAEGIGLGIDGSVSEGAGENLFVVRDNVIYTPGLANAILQGITRDTVITLARIHGFEVREQALPREFLYLADEIFLTGSAAEITPVRSVDRIEVGSGKRGPVTEALQSAFFGLFDGKTEDKWGWLERCDDIGAKTAANA; encoded by the coding sequence ATGCCCATCCAGGCTGCCAAGCATATTTGGTACAACGGCAAACTCGTGCCCTGGGAGAAGGCGACCGTTCACGTACTGGCGCACGCCCTGCATTACGGCTCGACCGTTTTCGAGGGCGTGCGCTGCTATGCGACCGCGCAAGGTCCCGTAATCTTTCGCTTGCGCGACCATACGCGACGGCTGTTCGATTCGGCCCGGATCTATCGCATCGACATTCCCTACACGCCGGATGAGATCAATGCGGCATGCAAGGAAATCATCGTCGTCAACGGACTCGACAAGGGCGCCTACATGCGGCCGTTCGCCTTTCGCAGTTATGGCGAAATCGGCGTGGCGCCCAAGACGCCGCCGCCGATCGATACCGTCGTGGCGGCGTTCGAATGGGGCGCCTACCTGGGGGCGGACGGCCTGGAGAACGGTATCGACGTGTGCGTCTCCTCCTGGCAGCGTCTGGCGGCGAACACCATTCCCGCCTTGGGCAAGGCGGCCGGTAATTATCTCTCCAGTCAGTTGATCAGCATGGAAGCCAAGCGCCTGGGATTCGCCGAGGGCATCGGTCTGGGCATCGACGGCAGCGTGAGCGAAGGTGCCGGCGAGAATCTGTTCGTGGTCCGGGACAATGTGATCTATACCCCGGGACTGGCCAATGCGATCTTGCAGGGCATCACCCGCGACACGGTGATCACCCTGGCGCGTATCCATGGCTTCGAGGTACGTGAGCAAGCGCTGCCGCGTGAATTTCTGTATCTTGCCGATGAAATCTTCCTGACGGGATCCGCCGCCGAGATCACACCGGTGCGTTCGGTCGACCGGATCGAAGTCGGCAGCGGCAAGCGCGGCCCGGTCACGGAAGCACTGCAGTCCGCCTTCTTCGGCCTGTTCGACGGCAAAACCGAGGACAAGTGGGGTTGGCTGGAGCGCTGCGACGATATCGGCGCCAAAACCGCGGCCAACGCCTGA
- the ilvC gene encoding ketol-acid reductoisomerase, with product MQIYSQKDVKKKALKGARIAILGYGSQGRAHALNLKDSGFDVVVGVRKNGDSWKNAKKDGLPVAEPADAVKGAALIAFLTPDLTQKDVYAEVIDNIAKGATILFAHGFNVHFKQIKPRQDLDVVLIAPKGPGGLVRRQYQQGRGVPCLMAVYQNATRKAKDNALAYADGIGGTRGGVLTTTFAEETETDLFGEQAVLCGGATELVVKGFETLVEAGYQPEVAYYECLHELKLIVDLLHEGGLAKMHQFISETAKYGDLTRGPRIVNAATKREMKKVLKEIQDGKFARQWIAENKRGRKRYKQLMNKDLKHKIEKVGVKLRRRMPWLQETA from the coding sequence ATGCAGATCTACTCGCAGAAGGACGTCAAAAAGAAGGCTCTCAAGGGTGCACGTATCGCCATTCTCGGCTACGGCAGTCAGGGTCGTGCACATGCGCTGAACCTCAAGGACAGCGGTTTCGATGTCGTCGTCGGCGTACGCAAGAACGGCGATAGCTGGAAGAACGCCAAGAAGGACGGCCTGCCTGTGGCCGAGCCAGCCGATGCCGTCAAGGGCGCTGCGCTGATCGCGTTCCTGACCCCCGATCTGACTCAGAAAGATGTGTATGCGGAAGTCATCGACAACATCGCCAAGGGCGCAACGATCCTGTTCGCGCACGGCTTCAATGTCCACTTCAAGCAGATCAAGCCGCGCCAGGATCTGGACGTCGTACTGATCGCCCCCAAGGGCCCGGGCGGATTGGTGCGCCGCCAATATCAGCAGGGCCGCGGTGTACCGTGCCTGATGGCGGTGTACCAGAACGCCACCCGCAAGGCGAAGGACAATGCGCTGGCCTATGCCGACGGCATCGGCGGAACCCGCGGCGGCGTCCTCACGACGACCTTTGCCGAAGAGACCGAAACCGACCTGTTCGGTGAGCAGGCGGTACTGTGCGGCGGTGCGACCGAACTGGTCGTGAAGGGTTTCGAGACGCTGGTGGAAGCCGGCTATCAGCCCGAGGTCGCCTACTATGAATGCCTGCATGAATTGAAGCTGATCGTCGACCTGCTGCATGAAGGCGGCCTGGCCAAGATGCACCAGTTCATCAGCGAAACGGCCAAGTACGGCGACCTCACCCGCGGCCCGCGCATCGTCAACGCCGCGACCAAACGCGAGATGAAGAAAGTCCTGAAGGAGATACAGGACGGCAAGTTTGCCCGTCAGTGGATCGCCGAAAACAAGCGTGGCCGCAAGCGGTACAAACAGCTGATGAACAAGGATCTCAAGCATAAGATCGAAAAGGTCGGCGTGAAGCTGCGCCGCCGCATGCCCTGGCTGCAGGAAACAGCCTGA
- the aceA gene encoding isocitrate lyase yields the protein MTQLNAEQLRKEWQNNPRWQGVERPYQAEDVVRLRGSVHIEHSLARLGAEKLWKYVNEKPFVNALGALTGNQAMQQVKAGLDAIYLSGWQVAGDANLAGEMYPDQSLYPANSVPSVIRRINNTLLRADQIHHAEGDRSIDWLKPIVADAEAGFGGVLNAFELMKGMIEAGAAGVHFEDQLSSAKKCGHMGGKVLVPTSEAVSKLIAARLAADACGVPTVLVARTDAESANLLTTDVDERDREFISSQERTSEGFFYVRAGLEQAIARGLAYAPYCDLIWCETATPDLREAKRFAEAIHQRFPGKLLAYNCSPSFNWKKKLDDATIAKFQRELGAMGYKFQFITLAGFHALNHSMFELARGYKATQMSAYVALQELEFASEKDGYTATKHQREVGAGYFDDVTQTVTAGRSSVTAMKGSTEEAQFDQRG from the coding sequence ATGACCCAGCTCAATGCCGAGCAGCTTCGCAAAGAATGGCAAAACAACCCACGTTGGCAGGGTGTCGAACGCCCCTATCAGGCCGAAGATGTGGTCCGGCTGCGCGGCTCGGTGCATATCGAGCACTCGCTGGCGCGCCTGGGTGCGGAAAAGCTGTGGAAGTATGTGAATGAAAAGCCCTTCGTGAACGCGCTGGGCGCGCTCACGGGCAATCAGGCGATGCAGCAGGTGAAGGCGGGTCTGGACGCCATCTATCTGTCGGGGTGGCAGGTCGCCGGCGATGCCAATCTTGCCGGTGAAATGTATCCGGATCAGTCCTTGTACCCGGCCAATTCGGTGCCGTCGGTGATTCGCAGGATCAACAACACTCTGCTGCGGGCCGATCAGATTCACCATGCCGAAGGCGACCGTTCGATCGATTGGCTCAAACCCATCGTCGCGGATGCAGAAGCGGGTTTCGGCGGCGTACTCAATGCCTTCGAACTCATGAAAGGCATGATCGAGGCGGGCGCGGCCGGCGTGCATTTCGAAGACCAGTTATCTTCCGCCAAGAAATGCGGCCACATGGGCGGCAAGGTGCTGGTGCCAACCTCGGAGGCCGTCAGCAAGCTGATCGCGGCGCGTCTGGCAGCTGATGCCTGCGGTGTGCCGACGGTGCTGGTCGCGCGCACCGATGCGGAGTCCGCAAACCTGTTGACCACCGATGTGGATGAGCGTGACCGGGAATTCATCTCCTCGCAGGAGCGTACCAGCGAAGGCTTCTTTTATGTCAGGGCAGGCTTGGAGCAGGCGATCGCCCGCGGACTGGCGTACGCACCCTACTGCGATCTCATCTGGTGCGAAACCGCCACGCCCGATCTGCGCGAGGCGAAGCGCTTCGCCGAGGCGATCCACCAGCGTTTTCCAGGCAAGCTGCTGGCCTACAACTGTTCGCCCTCCTTCAATTGGAAAAAGAAACTCGACGATGCCACGATCGCAAAATTCCAGCGTGAGCTGGGTGCGATGGGCTACAAGTTCCAGTTCATCACCCTGGCCGGCTTCCATGCATTGAACCATTCCATGTTCGAACTGGCGCGCGGCTACAAGGCCACGCAGATGTCGGCTTACGTGGCATTGCAGGAACTGGAGTTCGCCTCCGAGAAGGACGGCTACACGGCGACCAAGCATCAACGCGAGGTGGGAGCCGGCTACTTCGATGATGTCACCCAGACCGTGACGGCCGGACGCTCCTCGGTCACGGCCATGAAAGGCTCGACCGAGGAGGCGCAGTTCGACCAGCGCGGTTGA